Part of the Gadus macrocephalus chromosome 22, ASM3116895v1 genome, CTGCACGGACGGTGTCTTGCCTGATTCAACTTGCAAAGTCTGGGAGCGTTGAGGTCTGAGAATCTGAGCCTCTGATTGGTAGCGAATCAGCGCGGCGTGTGGGAGGGGCGGACTATTGCCACGAGACTAGCGCCACCCGATGTAAAGGAAACTTATTGCATCAGGCGCAAATgcgaacaaacaaacacgctaCTGCGTTATGTTTCAATGCAACTTTTCTGCCGAACGGGTCCGACGAGAGGCTATGGAGTGGTCGGATAAAGGCAGTTGGCCGTTGGTTtgagtctgggcggtgtgtaGGCCCCTTAAGGCAGCGGTCCAGGCCGGGTTTTGGGCCTAGCCTCCCCCGCTAGTGGTAGTGCACCCGTCCGATGGTGCCGGTGCCCGTGGCCAGTATGTCCGGCTGGCCGTTCCTCCAGAtctcgcggacgatgcgttccCGCTCCTCCAGACGCCgcgccttctccagctcctcggcCGAGGCGAACACGTTGACGCTCCGCAGCGTCCCGTTGGAGCGGCTGCTGCCGTGCTCGCTCGCCGGCGCCACTGTCACTTTGAGCATCTCGCAACCAccgtccacctccaccagctcgCGGGTCCGGTCGTCTGCCATGCTGTCTTCGTCGtcgtcttcgtcgtcgtcgCCGTCGCCGTCCTCCTCGCTGGACTCCTTGAGACGCCGCCTCTCGGGGGAGGTTGGGGCCTTGGCCGGGCGCCGCGGGCGGCAGGCGATGCCCGTCACCAGGAGGCAGAGCGCCATGAGCAGGCCGAAGCACACGCCCATCATGAAGTACAGGGCGAAGCTCTCGGGGTTGgctgagggagaaggggagaggcgGTCCGGTTACATGCAGTCACCATGACGACCGTCGGTCCCTGCTCTGTAGCTTGTGGGTTTATGGTTTTGTGTGGAGGCACAAAGTAACTATTTCAGGGCAAATTTGTGAAATCTAGGGGATGTTCATACTATGAAGAAGTCATGCAAATTGGCAAATACTGTGCATCCTTAACTTGTCTATCAAACATGAAGTGTAAAACGTAGCTGGAAAGCCAAAACTGGCCATCCGTTACTTTTAAGAGAGGTGCGTGTCCCCTATGAGCTATGACATTGGCGTCCTGTTGGCTACACAGGTGACGTAGAGACCCACTGTGGCTGTGTGACACAGAAGTAGAATTTGGCCTCAAGAGTCCCTGTTTGTGGGACCTGTGGTGCTGACTTCATGGTGCCAGCTGCAGCTTATCTACAGAAGCCTCACTGCCCATTCGCTGATTATGGTCCACTCAGCCTTCTGCTCGCTGGCGTCTCTGGCCTGTGGTCATACTTGCTTCACTCTCTTTTACTGGTTCAAAGTCATGTTTAAGGTGTTTTGGTAACCCACTATGTAATTTAAGGTGAGGCGATGTCATGTAGATTAGATATTTGAGGTTTCGGCGATTATGAACTGTACAGGTGCTGTGAGGTGAAAGTGAAACAtttagagtgagatagagaatcggagggtgagagagggatagagtgaATGAGCGAGGGTGACACCAAGATATAGATTGAGAGGGTGACACCAAGaaaaagagtgagtgagagagggtgacaCCAAGATaaagagtgtgagtgagaggggGACAACAGGAtaaagtgtgtgagagagggtgacaCCAAGGTATAACCTGAGTGAGAGGGGGACAACaagatatatatagagagagagggggactcCAAGATATAGATTGAGTGAGAGAGGTTGACACCAAAATATAGCTTGACAGAGaaggtgagtgagagagtgtgacacCAAGATTTAGATTGAGTAAGAGGGAGTGACACCAAGAtatagagtgagtgagagagggggacaccaaaatcctcaagagagagaggagtgtgaATGACGAGAAAATGAGACTGAAACAGACTTGGAATTCCCCAGGAGTGCTGGAGGGCAGGCTCCATGTTCAAAGGTTTAACGGCCGGGTAAGGCAGTAAACACCGAGcttgttaggggggggggggggggtgtcttacCCTGGATGTGGGCGTAGGTGGCCATGCTGTTGCTCAGCAGCTCCATGTCTCTCTTGATGGGCTCCATGCTCTTCCTGCCCGGGAGACCCCAATCACGTCTCCAGGAAGCAGCTGCTCACGGCGCGCGGCCCTCGGCTCCTGGGGTCCAACCGGAAATCACTGCtgcacaaacgcacaaatagAGGTTAGCCTATTTAGATGGAAGACATGTTGCGGCGACTAGGGTCACTTGAAACACTTTTTAAAATCGTTTACTTAACCTGACTCGTTCACTTTTACTGACTTAACATTTCACATGACAATTGATGCCTTCATCCAAAGCAACAAACATTGAATATCTTTTTTCTTTATACGTGAGCAGGTAGCGGTTAggaggcgccttgctcaaggatgcctacggGTTAGACTATTGAGGCATGGGGGTTCGAACCCTCAACCCTTTTGGTTGGCAGtccaacaccctaaccactagagAGTCTACCCCATGTGAACATTCACGAccccacacacttgcacaccgATGGCGGCGCCAACTGTGCCAGATCACAGAGACAACTGGCTGAGTGGTAGCAGCTGGACGAGTTGCTCAAGAGCGCATTGACCCagacaacacagagacacatgccATGACGGAACAACAATGAAAATAACGCACCATATATAACGATCAGAACGAATGAATGGGCGAAACGACCAGGACGACATAAATAGGACTAATTGTGCGTATCACCGCAGTGCGTGGGGGACCCCGGTGCGTGAAGGACATGGTCGGCTGTGTTTAATTGCCATGTTTGGATGAACGGTATTTCCGCTGGCTGCCTGGGAACCCTTTACTGCCGTCGCGGGTGAGCGGGTCTGACATCATGTCTTGTGTTACATGGCACATGTGGAACCTCAGAGACTCCGAGCCTAACCACCGTGggattcgatccgacaacccGTGCTCGGGGTTTGAAGTCAAGCGGTAGCCGGGGTCTTGGAGGTCGCAATCTTGTACATGATTGCGTTTGTCGTTTGGGGGTTTTGCGGGGGGGGAGTTGAGTGCTCTTGGGGCCTTTGGTGGATGTCGAGAGCGGATGTTTCGCCACTTTTGACTTCGCGGGGCCGCGGGGGAGTGCTTTCCACCGATTGAGAGTTGGAGGGGTCGGGCAGGGGGGGCTTGGGTGACGGAGGCGGGAGGCCGCCATGTCAGATCCCAGGATCGGTCGAGCTCCACGCACTCTCACTAAGGACTGTTTTCCTGCCACTGAAACAACAACAGTGCGTGGGACCAGAATGTTGTTCTTTCCACACTGGTCCTCCCCAGGGACTAGAGAATCACTCGcttaccccgcccccccccccaaaccctgtCCGCCCTAATCTGAGCGATCGGGCCCTTTGGCCTGTTCCCTCTGTTGTCCAGATCCTTATCCGCATGACTCTCCACCCAAACCATTCAGGCCCTCGCAGGCCTTATTCTGAGCTGGTGTTGCTGGCGAGTGGGCGGCGTTGTGACCATGGCCTCGCCCCGGTCCACTGACTCATGGGAAACAATGTcaagtgtgtttttttctcctcccttctcctactCCCGTGGTCTGCTTATTGGTTAAATTCGGCACGTTGCCATCTGAATCCTGAACGCTCACTACCCAAGGCCCTCAACAGTGGAGTACACCGCCTTGTTTGGGGTCAGTTTATGTGAGAAGAAACAGCCTTTTCCGTTTTAATGACATATTGTGGCAGTCCCTCCCTGGCCCGCCGTCCAGACCTACGCTTTATATATCTCAAGTTTTATAAATCATTGTGGTTCGGTGCAACGCCTGTTCGAAGAAACGCAACATACTGTGTCAGGAGTCGGACGCTGGCTGAATGGTTTGAGAACCTAATGCATTGGGGCGGTGCGCCATGGAGCGACCGCAGGTTCAATTCCCACCTGTGGTCCTATGCTACACTGTCATTGCTTCTTGCTTTCGTCAGCTTGCAACCCattgtccaaaaaaaaaaacacaaatccgATGAATATAAATAACAAAACTCCCATTCACACCTCGTCTTGCGGGATATGGAAACTGTCTGGGTCTGAGACGATAAGTCTTCCACAGGGAGACATTTTAAAACTCAGACTTAGTACACAAAGTCCAGTGAGTCCACGTCTCGGGTTCACATGCATGGAGCACGCACAGAGGCTGCGGCAGCTGGCGATGTTTATGTCGCCCCATAAAACACCTTCCTGTCCCTAGCCCCTCCACACTTCCTGTTTAGATAATCCAATAAGCAGGGGGGGATGTGGGACTGTTAAAAAACCCAACGCTTGTTTTACAgtaactccccctcccccttcacccccccctctccatctccggAGGCTGTACACGAGCCAATCACAAGCTTGGGTAACTTCTTTAGCAGCTGACTGGCTGGTAATCTCACCACATCGACAGACCCAGACACTAACACAATGCCCTGGGGACAGCTCTTTGATTTACACAGTCTCTACACGCTTTACTATTATGCTATACAATCTTATGAACACTGCAGTTAAACTGCAGTTGTGGAGGATCTCAGCAGCTGTTGCAGCTATGAATAATTGTTACGTTTTTTGGAAATTGGGAGAATATCAAGTCAACCTTTTACATTCTCTTTGAATAACATTGTTTTCGGTCGTCTTTTTACACAGCGTACATGATCTATATTCTATAGCCACCATAGTTACGTTTCTGtgacattttatatttttctcaTGACCTTTTTACTGCTTGACGCTTCATTTAAATTAAGGGCATTTagaattacaataagtacatttgtcaaaagaaagagaaataagGATGTTAGAAgcaacaagtgccaagcacatgCAATTGCAAGGTTAACCATACCATAATAACTGTATTTCTGGTTGTCATAAATGTACCCCATGCAGACtggaccaaaaataaatatggtaATCTTTCCCAAATTCTTCGTCTGGGACAAAGAAAGAACATCCTATCTAATCTAAGCTATTTCTAAGCTCATTCCAAACCTCTACAGTAGTGAAACACTCACCCCAGCCACAGTAGAGTTCTCAACAGCTAGTTGTAAAGAGCTTCACTGATCAACCGAAAACAGCGGCAAGTCCAATAATCAGCTGTCAATCACCCCAGTGAGGAAGACCTCATCACTGCggtggaagaggagggtacatgagctgtttctcctcctctagGTCTGTTCTCTCTGAGTCTCCACCACCTTCTGGTCAGCACTGGACCTCAGTGGAGCTGTGTGGAGAGActggcagagaggagagagagtgagagtgagagagagagagagaggaagagagagagtgtgtgtgtgtgtgtgtgtgtttccttcccCCGGTTCACTCCCTCTccttagagagagaaagagagagagagaggaaaagcgagaagagagagagtaagagtgagtaagagagagagagagagacggtgataGAGGGAAGGAACGAGGGCGAGACGCCCGTTAAAACGGAGGCGTTTCCTGAGCCAGAAGATAACTATTAGCAGGGccgctcatgcacacacacacacaacacacacacacacacacacacacacacacacacacacacaccacacacacacacacacacacacacacacccccagacCAACCTGCTCTAAGCTCTCCTCTGGGTGTTGGCACGCGGCCCTTTCAAGTCCACTAAATAGATGCACAAACAAAGGATGAGTCCCACTCACACTGAGAAAACAACAAACGCCTCACTTCCTCTGCTGCTGGACCCCTCcctgccagccccccccccccgtctatctcccccatcttcctccctcctccctctctcttggtcCCCAGTGAGCAATgttcctctgactctctctcccccctcggtCTTCCATCTCTCTGGACACtgagcactctctctctctctctctc contains:
- the eva1bb gene encoding eva-1 homolog Bb; translated protein: MEPIKRDMELLSNSMATYAHIQANPESFALYFMMGVCFGLLMALCLLVTGIACRPRRPAKAPTSPERRRLKESSEEDGDGDDDEDDDEDSMADDRTRELVEVDGGCEMLKVTVAPASEHGSSRSNGTLRSVNVFASAEELEKARRLEERERIVREIWRNGQPDILATGTGTIGRVHYH